The Longimicrobium sp. genome contains the following window.
TCCCGATAACAGGAGAGGGCTGCGCCCTCGCCGTTATCGAGAGAGGGGGCGGAGGTGGGTGCCGTTCGGAGGCGTCGGGCTACGCAGAGGGCCCCCTCCCCCCTGCCCCCTCCCCCGCCTGCGGGGGCGCAGGGCGGGCGAGGGGGAGAACTCCGCGCGCTGCGCGGATGCCCGGTAGGGGCGCGATTCATCGCGCCCGTGTCACGGGCTGCTCCGCCCCCCGCTTCGCGCGCGGCGTGTCTGCCCGCCCCTGCCCCCGCTCCATCCCTCGCCCCACGCACCGCAACCTCGTAGGGGCCGCCCCACGTGGCTGCCCGTGCCCGCCGCCGGACCGTCGTCGGCGTCGCGCCTCAGGTACCGGCCTGGTAGAACTGCAGGCAGACGCCGGAGGGCACGATCATGTGGAACTCGCGGCGGCCCCACGGCTTCTCCTCCAGCGGCCCGACCCGCGCCGAGGTCTGGCCGTATTCGGCATAAAGCGCATCCACGTCCGAGACGGCGATGCTGAAGCTGGCGTTCTCCGCCCACGCCCGGTTGGTGTTGACGACCAGGTTGAAGCCGACATCGTCGCGCGCGACGCCCGCCATGTTCCCCGCCTGCCACGTCACCGAGAAGCCCAGCTCTTCCGTGTAGAACCGGATCGCCTCGTCCAGGCTGCCACCCGCGGGGATCATGGCCGTGATGGAGCGAAGCGAGGCTTTCATGGCGCCGGTCTCTCCTGGTGGGGTTCCCTGCACACGTGGCGAAGCTGCGCAATGTAGCGGCACGCCACGAGGTCGGGAACAGGGCCCTGACCGGCTTCGCCCGTGGCAAATTATTTGCATATTGTAGGCGTAAACAGAGTATGCCCGGTTACGCCTCCCGGGGACTGGATGCGGGCGGGGCAGCACCTTCACCGCTGCCGGAAGAACACACCGTCCAGGTCCTTCTCTTGGAGGAGGCGCAAATCTGATCTGCTATAATGGTTGGCAACAGGCGCTAAAGGGCTGCGTGGTGTTTGATGTTTGGCAGACATCATCTCACACGCCCAGGCCCGATAGAAGCGCACGCCGAACACACTGACCTTGTCGCGGTGCGGTGCACCGCTGCGCCGGGGACGGCTCTCCTGCCGTCCGGGCCCCGACACGCACGCCACTCCGGGAGGCGGCGGGGCCGTGCTTCACCCGGAGTACCCGCAGGAGGACGGGAAGATGTCCATGAAGTGCAAGCAGTTGTTTGCGGCCATGGCGGTTTCCATTGGGCTGGCGGCGTGTTCGGACGCGCCCACCGGGCCCGCGGTG
Protein-coding sequences here:
- a CDS encoding VOC family protein translates to MKASLRSITAMIPAGGSLDEAIRFYTEELGFSVTWQAGNMAGVARDDVGFNLVVNTNRAWAENASFSIAVSDVDALYAEYGQTSARVGPLEEKPWGRREFHMIVPSGVCLQFYQAGT